A stretch of Atribacterota bacterium DNA encodes these proteins:
- a CDS encoding D-Ala-D-Ala carboxypeptidase family metallohydrolase, whose product MLLQNRVNHIRIAHHFCLNEFQCPCCQQVMLHSLLLQKLKGLRYKIQKPVIITSGYRCPAHNQVVGGAKNSYHLSGMAVDIYVPEISLRELLITAEEIGFSGIGYYPDQNFLHLDIRPAGIARWQG is encoded by the coding sequence ATGTTGCTACAAAATAGGGTTAATCATATCAGGATTGCACATCACTTTTGCCTGAATGAATTTCAATGTCCTTGCTGCCAGCAGGTAATGTTACACTCGCTTCTATTACAAAAATTGAAAGGTTTAAGGTATAAAATCCAAAAACCAGTTATCATAACTTCCGGTTACCGCTGCCCTGCTCATAATCAAGTGGTGGGGGGAGCAAAAAATAGCTATCATCTGTCAGGTATGGCTGTTGATATTTATGTACCAGAAATATCCTTAAGAGAATTGCTGATAACCGCTGAGGAGATTGGTTTTTCTGGAATTGGATATTATCCTGATCAAAATTTTTTGCATCTTGATA